gtgtgtgtgtgtgtgtgtaatgtgtttacagtatacagctgtctgtagtgtgtaggtttaccgtgtgtgtgtgtgtaatgtgtttacagtgtacagCTGTCTATAGTGTGTAGATTTACCtggtgtgtatgtagtgtgtttacagtgtgtagcTGTCTGTAGTGAGTAGGTTtacctagtgtgtgtgtgtaatgtgtttacagtgtacagCTGTCTATAGTGTGTAGGTTTAcctggtgtgcgtgtgtgtgtgtgtgtagtgtgtttacagtgtacagctgtctatagtgtgtaggtttacctggtgtgtgtgtgtagtgtgtttacagtgtacagCTGTCTATAATGAGTAGGtttacctggtgtgtgtgtgtgtgtgtgtgtgtagtgtgtttacatTGTGTAGCTGTCTGTAGTGAGTAGGtttacctggtgtgtgtgtgtgtagtgtgtttacagtgtacagCTGTCTATAGTGAGTAGGtttacctggtgtgtgtgtgtgtgtgtgtgtgtgtgtaatgtgtttacagtgtacagCTGTCTATAGTGAGTAGGtttacctggtgtgtgtgtgtagtgtgtttacagtgtacagCTGTCTATAGTGAGTAGGtttacctggtgtgtgtgtgtgtgtgtgtagtgtgtttacagtgtacagCTGTCTATAGTGAGTAGGtttacctggtgtgtgtgtgtgtgtgtgtgtgtgtgtagtgtgtttacagtgtacagCTGTCTATAGTGAGTAGGtttacctggtgtgtgtgtgtgtgtgtgtgtgtgtgtgtgtgtgtagtgtgtttacagtgtacagCTGTCTATAGTGAGTAGGtttacctggtgtgtgtgtgtgtgtgtgtgtgtgtgtagtgtgtttacagtgtacagCTGTCTATAGTGAGTAGGtttacctggtgtgtgtgtagtgtgtttacagtgtacagCTGTCTATAGTGAGTAGGtttacctggtgtgtgtgtagtgtgtttacagtgtacagCTGTCTATAGTGAGTAGGtttacctggtgtgtgtgtgtgtgtgtgtgtgtgtgtgtagtgtgtttacagtgtacagCTGTCTATAGTGAGTAGGtttacctggtgtgtgtgtgtgtgtgtgtgtgtgtgtgtgtgtgtgtgtgtgtgtgtgtagtgtgtttacagtgtacagCTGTCTATAGTGAGTAGGtttacctggtgtgtgtgtgtgtagtgtgtttacagtgtacagCTGTCTATAGTGAGTAGGtttacctggtgtgtgtgtgtagtgtgtttacagtgtacagCTGTCTATAGTGAGTAGGtttacctggtgtgtgtgtgtgtgtgtgtgtgtgtgtgtgtgtgtagtgtgtttacagtgtacagCTGTCTATAGTGAGTAGGtttacctggtgtgtgtgtgtgtagtgtgtttacagtgtacagATGTCTATAGTGAGTAGGtttacctggtgtgtgtgtgtagtgtgtttatagtgtatagctgtgtatagtgtgtaggtttacctggtgtgtgtgtgtttacagtgtatagctgtgtatagtgtgtaggtttacctggtgtgtgtgtgtgtgtgtttacagtgtatagctgtgtatagtgtgtaggtttacctggtgtgtgtgtctttaatgtGTTTGCATTGTGTTGCTATTTGTAGTGGGCAAgtttaccgtgtgtgtgtgtctgtctgtaatgtgtttgcagtgtgtaatgtaaggtttatgtaatgtatgtaatttgttgtgtttctgtagtgtgtaggtttaccatatgtgtgtaggtgtgtatgtgtatatatttataatcagattgtattaatattaaaatgatttctgTGTTTgatgtatagtgtttatatctAATAGAACTACACAGTGCTTGTTGGTCATGTACCATGATTACTCTTGcagttactatggcaaccacaTGAGAAAGACGAgcaatattcaaaatattttttatacagCGTCAGGGGAACTGAATGAGATTTGCTGTTTGGCTGTAAAGCTGCAGAAACCTTTTCTGACATTTAAATCCCAGTAGAGAAAAGCTTTGTACATCCCTCACAACCTCATGAAATATCATTCCTTGTTGGGGGTTTTATGtaatgtgtatctgtgtttattACTATAGGTGCCTTTGGAGGAGGGACTGAACAAAACAATTCAATATTTCAGCAAGGAGCTGGAACATCAAGCCAATAATCAATATATTCCCAAACCCAAGGCAGCCCGGATGAAGAAAGGCAGACCAAGACACAACTAGAGAACAGGCTTTCTCTCAGGGATGCTGGGACAGGCCTCATGTGGCCTCTAGCAGCCATTTGACACTGAGGTATTTTTCCCACCATGAACCAAGTGATTTGGGAttcatttttcctctttttttttttggaaaagtgGGCTCTAGTGAGAACTGCCTCTTCTGTGCTTGCTTTTCAAACGTGTGCctcagaaaaagagagagagagaaaccagacGCTAAGTACCACGTCTTGCACTTTGGATTTTGCCtattatttaagaaaatgttGAAAAACTCCTCTTTGTGCATTCATGCCATGCTGTTTTGTTTGATGtgatctttttttaaactaatgtctttgtttcagtgttgagATTTATTATGGAGCGTAGCGAGATCCACTTTATTTATCTTGAATGTGCTGCAGTGGGACGTTCGGCGCTATtctgaagaaaagagaaaactaTGTGAAAcgtatttctgcttttttttaaaatgtcattttgagCCAAGTCTACTGTTGCCATTGTCACATTTCTTCAAAGAGAACACTCATGCTTTTTCTGATttcaggtgaaaaaaaaagctattttaataaaatatttacactgttcGTTATACTGCTTTTTAACTCTCACCTTCTTTGGTAACAcatgaaaggaaagaaattcTGCACTATGATTGAGGGATCATAAGCCTGATATCCAGTTTTATTTGttcttggggtttttttttttttttttattgctgtacaTAATATCACCTGACTACTGACTAAGTGAACAGAAATGCATgcacacaaaacataaaagcaTTACACTGCAAAGTAAATGCAGTTTTGTGGACTTTAAACTCAGGCGTCTGAGCAGGAGCtggttttatttacttatttttcgAAAAATGTCTTATCTACTAATTGCTTTGAATCcttgcttgtttttgttcaatgagagagagatgtgttcCCTGAAGATGAAGCTGTTAGTATTGATTATATTGCTGTTACAGTTGCTACTGATTACTGCTCTGGACTCAGTGTGAAGATCTTTGCAGCTATTTGTGTCCTTTGAGAAACCTTGTCGTTTAAATCTGTAAGGATTTGTTTATTATGTAgttcagtttaattcaatttgATTTTTATAGTGCCTTTAGCAATGGACacggtctcaaagcagctttacaggaatggCTTTGTGAGAAAGGGGCTCTGCTCGTCCACAGAACTGCATTCACTTAATTGACTTTGGTGAGGTCATTCCTGAGGAGAAAAGAGAGCTAATAGTAGTCATAGTTGACATTTGCTCCGTGTCTGTAAGAGGTGGAGTAACGAGGACCCATGGGAGCGTTTTCATCATAGTGATGCTGCCGTCCTTGATCTGTGGAGCGCGCTTGATCCTTCCAGTAAGCCAGGTCGGTCTCGAGtctctgaaatgaaaataaaacgtCACCTCAGacgttgtatatttctcaagGAACTTCAGCTGCGCTCTGACATTTATATGAATGTCATTGAGTTTAAAAAGGTGCTGTGACAGATGCAGGTGTGAAGTCACCTATCCTGACAGGTAgctgaaaggaggaaaaaaagttcAAATCCAATTACTTATACCACTTTAGACGTAGGAGGTGTGTTGTAAATGCACTCATCAGTCTTACATCCAAACATCAATAACCTCAAAATACACGTGGTTCATGACACCTTgtttgtgcaaaagaaaaagaaattaattaattaataatcagaTGTATAGCTGAAAATATTTCCAGTTATTATTCTTGATCATGAACTTCAGAAGCTAGTCAAACATACACGTATTTTATTGTAGTTTGTCAGTATGTTGCCGTAGTAATAAGGTTTATCAGTGAATGGAGCAAATAGCATTCTACTTTGACAACAAATTTTTTGTCTTGCTgctgaaatgaaacattctggagggagatttggcatttgtgtataaaattcagcagtgttcaTCTGCATCATCCTATGAGAAGAAGGACTGTGTGCTCGCTGTCACCTCCACTGTACTGTCTTCACTCCTATTGGTCCCTCCATATGTGCATAAAGTTCACCATATCTCATCACTGGACATGTCCACATCGAATCACCAAACACTCACTCATGTTACTGGAAGTGGCCAGCTCTCGAAGATGAATGGCCTGCTGTTGCTTTGTCACTGTGACTCgttgtatgtgtgaatgtagcaaTATTGTTAGTAAGCCCTTTAACTCACCGCCTCATCATACCCCAGGTACATGAACTGCTGGATCCATTGCTGCACATCAGGACGGCTACGATCCCACAGGTTCCGCTTAGGCCTTCTGAGAGAAGCCAGGAACTGCTTAGCCTTAGAGGGAGGAACCACCACAGCCTCTGCTGCCTTCACCTCACCGTCCActaaagacaaacagagagtAGAGTGTTCAGGAGGACAAGTGTGGAAATGAATTAATGGTCAGATTACAGCCATGAAAAGGAACAGACCTATCTAAATGACATAAGTATAAAGGAAAAGGCTTGAAAAATCATCAGATCAGATGTTTGATTTTTACACACCTTCTCTCTTCTTCAGAAGTTTGTGCAGGGTGCTCTCGCTGGATACATCTGGAAACATTCATGAATGAAATCAAATCAGTTTTAGAAGGAAACCACATGTGAGAAGTAACCCCAAGTTGGGAGAAGGTTACTTTACAGTCTCAGCTGAATTATTCCACTATTCATGAGCACTGATTTCCAAAAAATGCACACGCTGCACATTCCtcagcactgaacacacagtaACTGGCATATGGAGGTATTTAGCAGGGATTGTTCACAGGTGGCCCccgaaaaaaaacccaaattgtCTCTCATTATTTTTATACTGGCAAAGCTAATTTTCTAAAATACACAGAAGTGTTAGAAACGTAAAAAGACTCTACTTTCCCTTTGATTTTTTCTCGTATTATTAATGAATCTCACCAGCAGCAGCTCATGATTATAGATTTTAGTAAAGCAGGACAACATTGATAATGACATAAccttaaaacaaaataaagttaaaaggATCTCATGACCATTAGCTACTAATAAGTGAATTTTAAAGATTAATAACCCATTAATTAGGCCTCTAGCATACAGACCAGCAGGTCAGTGAATTACCTTTATTCAACTGTAGCTAGCTGAAGATAACATCATTAACCAGAGCTGATGGATTTCAGCAAAATTTTCAGCTTACTacatctcaaaacacacacacacacacacacaaaagagctGAAGTGAGCCCAGAAAACTGGCCCATTGGTAAAAGgagacatttttcttctttttcacagCCTTTGTATGGAAAGTAAGTATTTCACATGTTTCTAATGGACAGACCTTATCCACTCCTTAATCACTTCTTCCCTTTCAGAATCTTTGCAGTACAGCTTGAAACAGAAATAATTCTGTGAATTTGGCCTCATTGCCTGCACTTACATGTTGCATTTATTGTAGAAATGTGGTCAATATGATTCTGATGATTTGCTAGAAAACAAGATCCTagcatcagtataaacaaaaacaagacactgagagggagatggagagggggagagggagggagtgagtgagtgagtgagtgggagagagagaaaaagagagatggattgagtgagtgagtgagagagagagagagagagagagatggaaccTGTTCAGTCACATGTTCAAGGTTCAAAGTCAAAAATGCAAATTCATTAGGGTTCTGTGTAATAAATAATgacttcttttctgtttttttatgttgCAGTATCAGTAGATAGAAGTGAGAAAGGCACACAAGCAGATCATTATTTCTCCACATGCAATACAGATTCTATGAATAAGCAAATTGAAGTTACCCATAAGCCTACATGTGGCCATCCCATATGCCTGGTAGATTCATGATTGGCTTTTCTGTGTTAGATTGAAATATCACTTGCCTGGAACATGATCACGTCTCATTTCAGCTTCACCCTaatctataaacaaacacatgttCTGTTCACCTCTCTGGCAAACAACACACCTCAGATTCAGCGCTTTCCTGCTGGCTGTTAGGATTCACAGCAGCCTAGAATAACAACCATcagcatgctctctctctgtctctctctctctctctctctcagcacattACTGAGACACTACTGTTCTTATTCACCACTCTATCActcaaatatttacacaattacATACTTCCATGCTATGTTCCTTCTATGTTTCATAGTCATGTTAAAATCTGTGAGATTTGCAATGTCCTTGTCCTTGTGCTTCATTGTGCAATATCTCCCACTGTGTCTCtcttatttttactattttagaGTACAGTAATAATTTTATCCCCAATTTTAACCCCATTCCAATACTCCAATACACTTagatattattatacattaactACATGTTTCAAAATGTCTTTGTTTCATCCAGTGATGAGTGAACATTACAGGAACATCAGTCTTTCTGGTCTGTTTATATTTTCACTTCAGTAGAAATTTCTGTAGAGTTTAATTCTACACTGAGCATATACAGAGAGAATCATGTGACTTACCATTTAGCGATACTAAGAGGTATCTACCAGTGGATATtgttgcaaagcagctttagaaataaattaaattcagATAAAATTGAGCAAGCTGAAGGTGGCTGAAaggtggcaagaaaaaaacttcctgagaagaaacctttagaggaaccaaAGTCATTTGGATGACAcaggatagtgtgattataaatcattcctTTCTATCactgtttaatatattttatttatccatttaaaatgtgcaa
This DNA window, taken from Hemibagrus wyckioides isolate EC202008001 linkage group LG06, SWU_Hwy_1.0, whole genome shotgun sequence, encodes the following:
- the ecrg4a gene encoding augurin-A, coding for MMYPKFYLRLFTFLAVITLLALSDVSSESTLHKLLKKREVDGEVKAAEAVVVPPSKAKQFLASLRRPKRNLWDRSRPDVQQWIQQFMYLGYDEARLETDLAYWKDQARSTDQGRQHHYDENAPMGPRYSTSYRHGANVNYDYY